The Cyclobacteriaceae bacterium genome includes a region encoding these proteins:
- a CDS encoding aquaporin family protein: MNVYLAEFFGTMILIILGDGVVAGSVLKGTKSEKDGWLTIVLGWGLAVTLAIYAVGSISGAHLNPALTIAFAVQGSFPWSDVAGYIAAQMAGAFVGAIIVWVQFLPHWKKTEDPGLKLAVFSTGPAIRNSFYNVLSEIIATSVLVIALLFIGTNEFTQGLKPIIVGMLIISIGLSLGGTTGFALNPARDLGPRIAHAILPISGKGSSDWGYAWIPIVGPIVGGLAGVYIYQIFFS, translated from the coding sequence ATGAACGTTTATTTAGCTGAATTTTTTGGAACAATGATCCTCATCATACTTGGCGATGGGGTGGTGGCAGGGTCGGTCTTAAAAGGTACCAAATCAGAAAAAGATGGATGGCTCACGATCGTTTTAGGTTGGGGTCTTGCCGTAACGCTTGCTATCTATGCTGTAGGATCTATCAGTGGAGCTCATTTGAATCCTGCGTTGACCATTGCTTTTGCCGTTCAAGGTAGTTTCCCATGGAGCGATGTAGCAGGGTACATCGCTGCTCAAATGGCAGGAGCGTTTGTAGGTGCAATCATTGTGTGGGTTCAGTTTCTGCCTCATTGGAAAAAAACAGAAGACCCGGGATTAAAACTTGCAGTCTTCAGTACCGGACCGGCAATCCGAAATTCTTTCTACAATGTATTAAGTGAAATCATAGCCACATCTGTTCTAGTGATAGCACTGTTGTTCATCGGTACAAATGAATTTACTCAAGGATTGAAGCCTATCATTGTTGGAATGCTGATCATATCCATTGGATTGAGTCTGGGAGGTACCACAGGATTTGCACTTAATCCAGCACGTGATTTAGGACCTCGTATCGCTCATGCTATTCTGCCGATTTCAGGAAAAGGTTCTTCCGATTGGGGATATGCATGGATACCTATCGTTGGGCCAATCGTCGGGGGCTTAGCAGGAGTTTATATCTATCAAATTTTCTTTTCATAA
- a CDS encoding vanadium-dependent haloperoxidase, with protein sequence MNRPLALVLLLLVLFGCSTEKVEYDKKVNDPEFLHRAIKQVTDRIVYDIFSPPVASRIYAYTSVAAYEAGRHADPQFISLSGQLNGLDSIPQPEAGKEYCYPLASVHAALIIGKTLVFSEDKMEEFYQKMMTDFKDAGLPDEVFDNSIEYGGKVATRILKWSSKDNYKQSRSFPKYTIQSDAGSWKPTPPGYIDAVEPHWNKIRTFVIDSAAQFRPAPAVTFSFDKKSQFFIEASEVYNIGVNLSDEQRQIASFWDCNPFVMNVRGHVMFSNKKISPGGHWMNITRVTCTMAKKDFVNSAEAYVRVALSLVDGFIVCWDEKYRSKVIRPETYINQYLDENWVPLLQTPPFPEYTSGHSVISMSAATTLTGLLGDNFAYTDSTETEFGLTARNFASFNQAAQEASVSRIYGGIHYRAAIENGMKQGKNVGDFIISHVKTRK encoded by the coding sequence ATGAATCGTCCTCTAGCCTTAGTTTTATTACTTCTTGTACTCTTTGGATGCTCAACAGAGAAAGTTGAATACGATAAGAAAGTAAATGACCCTGAATTTCTTCACAGAGCAATCAAGCAGGTTACTGACAGGATTGTTTATGATATATTTTCCCCTCCAGTAGCCAGTCGTATCTATGCCTATACGAGTGTAGCAGCATACGAAGCCGGGCGACACGCTGACCCCCAATTTATATCGTTGTCAGGTCAACTGAACGGCTTGGATTCTATCCCTCAACCTGAAGCAGGAAAAGAGTATTGCTATCCGCTTGCTTCCGTTCATGCTGCATTGATCATCGGAAAGACTCTTGTATTTTCTGAGGATAAGATGGAAGAGTTCTATCAGAAAATGATGACCGATTTTAAGGACGCAGGATTGCCAGACGAGGTTTTTGATAATTCAATTGAGTATGGTGGTAAAGTGGCTACCCGCATTCTCAAATGGTCTTCAAAAGACAACTATAAACAATCGCGTTCCTTTCCAAAGTATACTATTCAAAGTGATGCCGGTTCATGGAAACCAACGCCACCCGGATATATCGACGCCGTAGAGCCACATTGGAACAAGATCAGAACATTTGTGATTGATTCTGCTGCTCAGTTCAGGCCAGCACCTGCAGTAACATTCTCTTTCGACAAGAAAAGTCAGTTTTTTATAGAGGCCAGTGAAGTTTATAACATTGGCGTTAATCTATCTGATGAGCAAAGACAAATTGCAAGTTTCTGGGATTGTAATCCTTTTGTAATGAATGTCAGAGGTCATGTTATGTTCTCCAATAAAAAGATTTCCCCGGGAGGTCACTGGATGAACATCACCCGTGTTACCTGTACGATGGCAAAAAAAGACTTTGTTAATTCCGCGGAAGCATATGTGCGTGTTGCTCTTTCTCTGGTAGATGGATTTATCGTATGCTGGGATGAAAAATATCGCAGTAAAGTAATCCGCCCTGAAACCTATATCAATCAGTATCTTGATGAGAATTGGGTACCGTTGCTGCAGACTCCTCCCTTTCCTGAATACACTTCTGGTCATAGCGTAATTTCTATGTCCGCAGCAACTACTCTGACAGGGTTATTGGGTGATAACTTTGCCTACACAGACTCTACTGAAACTGAGTTTGGTCTGACAGCCCGCAACTTCGCATCGTTTAACCAGGCAGCTCAGGAAGCCTCTGTGAGCAGGATCTATGGCGGAATCCATTATCGTGCGGCAATTGAAAACGGCATGAAGCAGGGGAAGAATGTAGGAGACTTCATTATCAGTCATGTAAAGACGCGTAAGTAG
- a CDS encoding glycoside hydrolase family 65 protein: MKNIFILPLLLIACLSFSQNTNPWQVEAKGIDPANYYGVTVANGMIGLVSSPEPMKVRDIVLNGVYDYYQRGRVSNILKTFNSVNMNLEVDGRRIGIKDISNYRQVLDMKKASLETTFDVGDKVTVKHSMMALRHLPYTALSIVEIKAKKDVALTPMSVIESPNHLVDVRNVYSEIDRPHVKIPLMTSVGKSPSGKHTVAASNSIIFNEPHGKEPVIIHEDWDYNMHLAKFNKSLKAGESYSFSVVSSLTSTEQYNDPMNEAERLTIFARLEGTQRLLNRHNAEWEKLWKSDIVIDGDVQMQKDVRFALYHLYSFVREGTGYSLSPMGLSGLGYNGHVFWDTELWMYPPILLLQPEIAKSILEYRFNRLEAAKKNAFSHGFKGAMFPWESSDEGTEDTPVWALTGPFQHHISGCVSWAFWKYYQVTKDKQWLRDRGYPVLKEVADFWASRVERKGPGRYEINNVIGANEWQENIDNNAFTNAMAITALRYATQASKELGLVPNPDWEIVAQNIPILKFPDGVTKENETYDGVMIKQADVNLLAYPLDFISDKAQIEKDLKYYEPRYSPEGPAMGISALSTLYSRLGNLDKATELFARSYKPNEVPPFGVIAETAGGTNPYFATGAGGFLQAVLNGFGGLTISDAGITQIKTKIPKGWKSLEVRGVGVNKTTYSVK, from the coding sequence ATGAAGAACATCTTTATACTTCCATTGCTATTGATCGCCTGCCTGAGTTTTTCACAAAACACCAATCCATGGCAGGTTGAGGCTAAGGGAATTGACCCAGCAAATTATTATGGAGTCACCGTAGCAAATGGGATGATTGGATTGGTATCCTCACCAGAGCCAATGAAGGTTCGTGATATTGTGCTGAACGGTGTATATGATTATTATCAGAGAGGACGCGTTTCCAATATTCTTAAAACCTTCAATTCTGTGAATATGAATCTTGAGGTCGACGGCCGCAGAATTGGTATTAAGGATATTTCAAATTACCGGCAGGTTCTGGATATGAAGAAGGCATCATTGGAAACAACCTTTGATGTGGGAGATAAAGTTACTGTTAAACATTCTATGATGGCCTTGCGTCATTTACCCTATACAGCTTTGTCGATTGTTGAGATAAAAGCAAAAAAAGATGTGGCACTCACCCCCATGAGTGTTATTGAATCTCCTAACCATCTTGTAGATGTTCGAAATGTTTACAGTGAGATTGACAGACCTCATGTTAAAATTCCTTTGATGACTTCTGTTGGGAAAAGCCCTTCCGGCAAGCACACAGTTGCAGCAAGCAATAGCATCATTTTTAATGAGCCACATGGTAAAGAGCCGGTGATTATCCATGAAGATTGGGATTACAACATGCACCTTGCAAAATTCAACAAGTCTTTGAAGGCAGGTGAATCTTACTCATTTAGCGTCGTTTCATCATTGACATCGACAGAGCAGTATAATGATCCAATGAATGAAGCTGAAAGGCTGACAATTTTTGCAAGACTCGAAGGAACGCAGAGATTGTTGAACCGGCACAATGCAGAGTGGGAGAAGTTATGGAAAAGTGACATCGTAATTGATGGAGATGTTCAAATGCAGAAGGATGTTCGCTTTGCATTGTATCACTTGTATTCATTTGTGCGGGAAGGTACTGGGTACAGTTTGTCACCAATGGGTCTCTCAGGATTAGGATATAATGGCCATGTGTTCTGGGATACTGAACTATGGATGTATCCACCAATACTTTTGTTGCAGCCTGAGATTGCAAAATCAATCCTCGAATACAGATTTAACAGATTGGAGGCTGCGAAAAAGAATGCCTTCTCTCATGGATTTAAAGGTGCTATGTTTCCCTGGGAATCATCTGACGAAGGAACAGAGGATACTCCTGTATGGGCATTGACGGGTCCATTTCAACATCATATCAGCGGATGCGTATCATGGGCGTTCTGGAAATATTATCAGGTAACAAAGGATAAGCAGTGGCTTCGTGATCGTGGTTATCCTGTCTTAAAGGAAGTTGCTGACTTCTGGGCAAGCAGGGTAGAGCGAAAAGGACCTGGCCGCTATGAGATTAACAATGTGATCGGTGCGAATGAGTGGCAGGAGAATATTGATAACAATGCTTTTACAAATGCAATGGCAATTACCGCATTACGTTATGCAACTCAGGCTTCAAAAGAATTAGGTCTGGTACCCAATCCGGATTGGGAGATTGTAGCTCAGAATATTCCCATTCTTAAGTTTCCCGATGGCGTGACTAAAGAGAACGAAACATATGATGGTGTCATGATCAAGCAGGCGGATGTAAATCTGCTGGCTTATCCGCTTGACTTCATATCTGATAAAGCTCAAATTGAAAAGGATCTCAAGTATTACGAACCCAGATATTCTCCTGAAGGTCCGGCTATGGGCATCTCCGCACTGTCAACCCTTTACTCCAGATTGGGTAATCTTGATAAAGCCACAGAACTTTTTGCCAGATCATATAAGCCGAATGAAGTTCCACCTTTTGGTGTGATCGCAGAAACAGCGGGCGGTACTAATCCATATTTTGCAACAGGCGCGGGAGGTTTTCTTCAGGCAGTTTTGAATGGGTTTGGTGGATTGACGATCAGTGATGCAGGTATTACTCAGATTAAAACGAAAATTCCTAAAGGATGGAAGTCGCTTGAAGTAAGGGGAGTAGGGGTAAATAAAACCACCTATTCTGTTAAGTGA